From one Methanobrevibacter woesei genomic stretch:
- the cbiT gene encoding precorrin-6Y C5,15-methyltransferase (decarboxylating) subunit CbiT, with product MIDDLDFISTCDVPGPTKENIRAIILYKSEVTSDETVVDIGCGTGGITCEFAQRAKKVISIDKNPEAINITKKNLNKFNLENNVDLICNDGINALKNIEDIDIGVVGGSGRELEKILELLDSKLKPNGRIIITAILVDTKVEAVNKLKDLGYNPKFVEVNISKGRILDRGIMMTSENPIAIITAKKRG from the coding sequence ATGATTGATGATTTAGATTTTATTAGCACATGTGATGTTCCGGGTCCAACAAAGGAAAATATAAGGGCTATTATCCTTTACAAATCGGAAGTTACATCAGATGAAACTGTTGTAGATATTGGTTGTGGAACAGGAGGAATAACCTGTGAATTTGCACAGCGTGCTAAAAAAGTTATATCTATTGATAAAAATCCCGAAGCAATTAATATAACTAAAAAAAATCTTAATAAATTTAATTTAGAAAATAATGTAGATTTAATATGTAATGATGGAATCAATGCTTTAAAAAATATTGAAGATATTGATATTGGAGTGGTTGGAGGAAGCGGTAGGGAACTTGAAAAGATTCTTGAACTTTTAGACAGTAAACTAAAACCAAATGGAAGAATTATCATTACAGCTATCTTGGTTGACACTAAAGTTGAAGCTGTCAATAAATTAAAAGACCTTGGATATAATCCGAAATTTGTTGAAGTGAATATATCAAAAGGCAGAATCCTTGACCGTGGCATAATGATGACAAGCGAAAATCCAATAGCTATCATTACTGCAAAAAAGAGAGGCTAA
- a CDS encoding UbiX family flavin prenyltransferase produces MIVVGITGASGVIYGVRLLEALNELNIENSLVISDAAKTVINHELERDVEDVIKLADNYYEFHDLTASINSGSFKFDSLAIVPCSMKTLSSIANGYGANTITRVADVALKEHRKTVIVPRETPLRSIHIENMLKLSQEGATILPAMPAFYSEKETVQDQINFIVGKILDSLEIENNIYKRWE; encoded by the coding sequence ATGATAGTGGTTGGAATAACAGGAGCAAGTGGAGTAATCTATGGTGTAAGATTACTGGAAGCTTTAAATGAGTTAAATATTGAAAACAGTTTAGTAATAAGTGATGCTGCAAAAACAGTGATTAATCATGAATTAGAAAGAGATGTGGAAGATGTTATTAAGTTAGCAGACAATTATTATGAGTTTCATGATTTAACTGCATCTATTAATAGCGGTTCTTTTAAATTTGACAGCTTAGCTATTGTTCCATGCTCTATGAAAACATTATCATCAATAGCTAATGGATATGGAGCAAATACCATTACAAGAGTTGCAGATGTAGCTTTAAAAGAACATAGAAAAACTGTTATTGTTCCTCGTGAAACACCACTTAGAAGCATACATATTGAAAATATGCTTAAATTATCCCAGGAAGGAGCAACTATTTTACCAGCAATGCCTGCATTTTACTCTGAAAAAGAAACTGTACAGGATCAAATTAATTTTATTGTAGGAAAAATACTTGATTCATTAGAAATTGAAAATAACATCTATAAAAGGTGGGAATAA
- a CDS encoding HD domain-containing protein, giving the protein MGMKKKFIRDSVYGDIRLNEIEVEVMDNPQFQRLRRIKQLGLISLIYPGANHTRFEHSIGTMHIASKLADKLDLNQDDKELVRISALLHDIGHGPFSHVSEGVLSFPHEELTKYVIKNTAIRDIVEKKFDINKIIEIINGEGKFGPIVSGELDADRMDYLLRDSHYTGVAYGIIDYERIISNINLNKHLSLDIKGVQAAEGALVSRYFMYPSVYQHHTTRIVNSMFRRGLKKLIDSGVINENDMYKYDDADIIGIFRNSEGYPKEIMERLDNRNIFKRVKTIRLDNFKTPEKLYKIKNKELRKAEEEIAMDYDIDKDYVILNIAEYPRFDEMKTEVSVDGKLYPLTEISNIIAALSKARFNIPDISLYVPEEEKSKFKKFKMEHYLDLPEIDKEKYHSIHYDQLKLF; this is encoded by the coding sequence ATGGGTATGAAAAAGAAATTCATTAGAGACAGCGTTTATGGAGACATAAGACTAAATGAAATTGAAGTTGAAGTAATGGACAATCCGCAATTTCAACGTTTAAGAAGAATAAAACAGTTGGGATTAATAAGCCTTATCTATCCTGGAGCAAACCATACCCGTTTTGAACATTCAATAGGAACCATGCATATTGCATCAAAATTAGCTGATAAATTAGATTTAAATCAAGATGATAAAGAACTTGTAAGAATTTCAGCATTATTACATGATATAGGTCATGGCCCATTCTCCCATGTTTCAGAGGGTGTTCTTTCATTCCCACATGAAGAATTAACCAAATATGTAATTAAAAACACAGCTATTCGTGATATTGTTGAAAAAAAATTCGACATAAACAAAATAATAGAAATTATTAATGGTGAAGGCAAATTCGGACCAATAGTATCTGGGGAACTTGATGCAGATAGAATGGATTATCTGTTAAGAGATTCACATTATACTGGAGTGGCATATGGTATTATTGATTACGAAAGAATCATCTCTAATATAAACTTAAATAAACACCTATCCCTTGATATAAAAGGAGTTCAAGCTGCAGAAGGGGCTCTTGTATCAAGATATTTCATGTATCCTAGTGTATATCAACATCACACAACTAGAATTGTTAATTCCATGTTTAGAAGAGGATTGAAAAAACTTATTGACAGCGGAGTTATTAATGAAAATGATATGTACAAATATGATGATGCAGATATCATTGGGATTTTCAGAAACTCAGAAGGTTATCCAAAGGAGATTATGGAAAGATTAGATAATAGAAATATCTTCAAAAGAGTTAAAACCATTAGGCTGGATAACTTTAAAACCCCTGAAAAGCTTTATAAAATTAAAAATAAAGAGCTTAGAAAAGCTGAAGAAGAAATAGCTATGGACTATGATATTGACAAAGATTATGTTATTTTAAATATAGCTGAGTATCCAAGATTTGATGAAATGAAAACAGAAGTCTCAGTTGATGGAAAGCTATACCCTTTAACTGAAATATCCAATATTATAGCTGCATTAAGTAAAGCAAGATTTAATATTCCGGATATTAGCCTTTATGTTCCTGAAGAAGAAAAATCTAAATTTAAGAAATTTAAAATGGAACATTATCTTGATTTACCAGAAATTGATAAAGAAAAATATCATAGTATTCATTATGATCAATTAAAATTATTTTAA
- a CDS encoding ammonium transporter — protein sequence MDIFSTGDTAWVLICTILVLLMSIPAIAFFYGGLSKRKNVLNTMFLSFIAFAIVSVIWVIYGYSFAFGSDISGFIGAPANLLLQGIGIDSLSGSIPEILFIVFQLAFAGLTAALVSGGIVGRMKTKAWILFIVLWVTFAYIPIAHWVWGGGWLMQMGALDFAGGTVVHINSGITALAAAIVLGKRKDTSLLPHNLGYAVLGAGLLWFGWMGFNGGSGLAADGLAANAILVSNIAAAIALIVWTALDTYIVGKPTVLGAISGAVAGLVAITPAAGFVDVSGALVIGAVASLVSYAAIYYLKPKLGYDDALDVFGIHGMSGIWGAIATGIFATPLINEAAGLLYGNPEQLLIQILSVVVTLVYSFVVSYVIAKVLDKAMGGIRVEEHEEVTGLDTNLHEESAYNLH from the coding sequence ATGGATATTTTTAGTACAGGTGATACAGCATGGGTTTTAATTTGTACTATTTTAGTATTGTTAATGAGTATCCCAGCTATTGCCTTTTTTTATGGTGGTTTAAGTAAACGGAAAAATGTTTTAAACACAATGTTTTTAAGTTTTATAGCTTTTGCAATTGTTAGTGTAATATGGGTAATTTATGGATATTCCTTTGCATTTGGATCTGATATTAGTGGATTTATTGGAGCGCCCGCTAATCTGTTACTTCAAGGTATAGGAATTGATTCATTATCTGGCTCAATACCTGAAATTTTATTTATTGTTTTCCAACTTGCTTTTGCTGGTTTAACAGCAGCTCTTGTTTCAGGAGGTATTGTTGGAAGAATGAAAACTAAAGCATGGATTCTTTTTATAGTGCTTTGGGTTACATTCGCTTACATCCCTATTGCTCATTGGGTATGGGGAGGAGGATGGTTAATGCAAATGGGAGCTTTAGACTTTGCAGGAGGTACTGTTGTACATATTAACTCAGGAATTACAGCTCTTGCAGCAGCTATTGTTCTCGGTAAAAGAAAAGATACCTCCTTATTACCTCATAATTTAGGATATGCTGTTTTAGGAGCAGGTCTCTTATGGTTTGGATGGATGGGATTCAATGGAGGATCAGGTCTTGCAGCAGATGGTCTTGCAGCTAATGCAATTCTTGTTTCCAATATCGCTGCAGCAATAGCATTAATTGTATGGACCGCATTAGATACATATATTGTTGGAAAACCTACAGTGTTAGGTGCAATTTCTGGTGCAGTTGCAGGTCTTGTTGCAATTACTCCTGCTGCTGGATTTGTTGATGTTAGTGGTGCATTAGTTATTGGTGCAGTTGCTTCTTTAGTATCATATGCAGCTATTTATTACCTAAAACCAAAATTAGGTTACGACGATGCATTAGATGTATTCGGAATTCACGGAATGTCTGGTATTTGGGGTGCAATTGCAACAGGTATATTTGCAACACCACTAATAAATGAAGCTGCAGGATTATTATATGGAAATCCAGAACAACTTTTAATCCAAATACTTAGTGTAGTTGTTACTTTAGTTTACTCCTTTGTTGTAAGCTATGTCATAGCTAAAGTATTAGATAAAGCTATGGGTGGAATAAGAGTAGAAGAACATGAAGAAGTTACTGGTTTAGATACTAACCTTCATGAGGAATCTGCATATAATTTACATTAG
- a CDS encoding P-II family nitrogen regulator, whose product MKNIIAIIRPEKYHDVKEKLTEIGCNGMTVSEVKGRGSQRGIKESYRGSSYCIDLIPKTKIELVVADEDVENVISAIQEGAYTGNIGDGKIFIRSIEEVVRIRTGERGKKAI is encoded by the coding sequence ATGAAAAACATTATAGCTATTATAAGGCCAGAAAAATATCATGATGTAAAAGAAAAACTTACAGAGATTGGCTGTAATGGAATGACTGTAAGTGAAGTTAAAGGAAGGGGAAGTCAAAGAGGTATTAAAGAATCTTATAGGGGATCTAGCTACTGTATTGATTTAATTCCAAAAACTAAAATTGAACTTGTTGTAGCAGATGAAGATGTTGAAAATGTAATTTCAGCTATTCAGGAAGGTGCCTACACAGGTAATATTGGGGACGGAAAGATATTTATCCGTTCAATAGAAGAAGTAGTTAGAATAAGAACTGGAGAACGTGGAAAAAAAGCTATCTAA
- a CDS encoding S24/S26 family peptidase codes for MKNLTKFILILIIVIAGALGLIFISNPTVDLYIDGENITCTIDRPFSEELNEEICKYALDSMNNISSNVSSLEAGIKDICRENGLGEVNVNIKSPYGNNQFPVIYQVEGDSMEPTLQDGQTILVNKTKDIEINDIVVANSSEYGNIVKRVDNIEGNSIHLVSDNKEVDYNIINGIIYESRGITTWVDLSDIYGVVEDY; via the coding sequence ATGAAAAATCTAACTAAATTTATCTTAATTTTAATCATAGTCATAGCAGGAGCTCTAGGACTTATATTTATTTCTAATCCAACAGTTGATTTATATATTGATGGTGAAAATATTACCTGCACCATTGACAGGCCTTTTTCTGAAGAATTAAATGAAGAGATTTGCAAATATGCTCTTGATTCAATGAACAACATATCTTCTAATGTCAGTAGTTTAGAGGCTGGAATAAAAGATATATGTCGTGAAAATGGTCTTGGAGAAGTTAATGTAAATATTAAAAGTCCTTATGGAAATAATCAATTCCCTGTTATCTATCAAGTTGAAGGAGACTCAATGGAACCTACTTTACAGGATGGACAGACTATTTTAGTTAATAAAACAAAAGATATTGAAATTAATGACATTGTAGTTGCAAACAGCTCTGAATATGGAAACATTGTAAAAAGAGTTGATAATATTGAGGGAAACAGCATCCATTTAGTTAGTGATAACAAAGAAGTTGATTACAATATCATTAATGGAATAATTTATGAATCACGTGGAATAACAACTTGGGTAGATTTGTCAGACATCTACGGAGTTGTTGAAGATTATTAA
- the aroD gene encoding type I 3-dehydroquinate dehydratase, translating to MYSQTKIAIPIFQNTKEAVIAVAEDCIDKGADVLEFRIDALDNPNSKEIKEVIEEINFPMIATNRITSEGGSFKGSEEERVNLLLECIDLVDYVDIELQSDDKYISLLNEGSAKTIISYHDFEKTPDLDEIYYIVEKEKELGDIAKVAFMPKDLDDTLKVLAILSHYSNTIAISMSDLGSYTRVMASKFNSPITFAAGTDVTAPGQIDIETMKSLLNMDLTIE from the coding sequence ATGTATTCACAAACAAAAATAGCTATACCTATATTTCAAAATACAAAAGAAGCCGTGATAGCTGTAGCTGAGGATTGTATTGATAAAGGAGCAGATGTGCTTGAATTTAGAATAGATGCTTTAGATAATCCTAATTCAAAGGAAATTAAAGAAGTTATTGAGGAAATTAATTTCCCAATGATAGCTACAAATAGAATAACTAGTGAAGGAGGTTCTTTTAAAGGTAGTGAAGAAGAACGTGTAAACCTCCTTTTAGAATGTATTGATTTAGTTGATTATGTTGATATTGAGCTCCAAAGTGATGATAAATACATTTCCTTATTAAATGAGGGATCTGCAAAAACAATTATCTCCTATCATGATTTTGAAAAAACACCTGATCTTGATGAAATTTACTATATTGTTGAAAAGGAAAAAGAATTGGGAGATATCGCAAAAGTAGCTTTCATGCCAAAAGATTTAGATGATACATTGAAAGTTTTAGCTATTCTTTCACACTATTCAAATACAATAGCTATTTCAATGAGTGATTTAGGAAGTTATACAAGAGTTATGGCTTCAAAATTTAATTCACCAATAACTTTTGCTGCAGGAACTGATGTAACAGCACCTGGCCAAATCGATATAGAAACCATGAAATCCTTATTAAATATGGATTTAACTATTGAATAA
- the sucD gene encoding succinate--CoA ligase subunit alpha: MIYLDKDTKCLVQGITGKQGSFHTEQMLEYNTNIVAGVTPGKGGQDFMGVPIFNSIAEAKENCEINASIIFVPAKFAKDAAFESIRNLDLVVIISEHIPVHDSLQIMNYAEKMGTTVIGPNTPGIISPGVGKLGIMPTHIFDKGNVGVISRSGTLTYEVASQLTRAGIGQSTCVGIGGDPVIGTNYIDVLTKFEEDDDTEAIVLIGEIGGNAEEKAAEFIKNNISKPVVSYIAGITAPPGKRMGHAGAIIQGNSGTAQNKIDALSDAGVKVAKMPSQIADLIKDSI; this comes from the coding sequence ATGATTTACTTAGATAAAGATACAAAATGCTTAGTTCAAGGAATTACTGGTAAACAAGGTTCTTTCCATACTGAGCAAATGTTAGAATATAATACAAATATTGTTGCGGGTGTTACACCTGGTAAAGGTGGACAAGATTTTATGGGTGTTCCAATTTTTAATTCTATTGCAGAAGCAAAAGAAAACTGTGAAATTAATGCATCCATAATATTTGTTCCAGCTAAATTTGCAAAAGATGCAGCTTTTGAATCAATAAGGAATTTAGATTTAGTAGTAATTATATCTGAACATATTCCTGTCCATGATTCTCTTCAAATTATGAATTATGCTGAAAAAATGGGAACTACTGTAATTGGTCCAAATACTCCTGGAATTATCAGTCCAGGTGTTGGTAAACTTGGAATCATGCCAACTCACATCTTTGATAAAGGAAATGTTGGAGTAATTTCAAGAAGTGGAACTTTAACCTATGAAGTTGCAAGCCAGTTAACACGTGCTGGAATTGGTCAAAGTACTTGTGTGGGTATTGGTGGAGATCCAGTTATTGGAACTAATTATATTGATGTTCTCACTAAATTTGAAGAAGATGATGATACTGAAGCTATTGTATTAATTGGAGAAATTGGTGGTAATGCAGAAGAAAAAGCAGCAGAGTTTATTAAAAATAATATTTCAAAACCTGTTGTATCTTATATTGCAGGTATCACTGCTCCTCCAGGTAAAAGAATGGGGCATGCAGGAGCTATTATCCAAGGTAATTCAGGTACTGCACAAAATAAGATTGATGCATTATCTGATGCAGGTGTTAAAGTAGCTAAAATGCCTTCTCAAATTGCTGATTTAATTAAAGATTCAATTTAA
- the hmgA gene encoding hydroxymethylglutaryl-CoA reductase (NADPH), translating into MDSKEVVKKLLNKEMKLYEVDKHFPADVACDIRREFIQEYSKTQLPNMGNYTLNMENASKRNIENSIGVLQLPIGVAGPMKINGEFCKREVFVPLATSEGALVASINRGASTITASGGVNVRVISDIMTRAPVIKTSSSVESLKLKQWFEDNFDRLKEIAESTTSHGKLLKIDPILIAGSYVYPRFVYSTGDSMGMNMVTIATEKILDEMTKETSAQHIALSGNVCVDKKAAAINMVEGRGKTVVADVLIPKDIVSKKLKTTAEAIVEVNIAKNLIGSAVAGSTAYNAHYANMVAAIFLATGQDAAHAVEGSLGITTAENRDGDLYFSVNLPDLPVATVGGGTSLETANEGLNILGVAGFGKAKEFAEIVASTVLAGELSLIGALAAGHLARAHQQLGRG; encoded by the coding sequence ATGGATTCTAAAGAAGTTGTAAAAAAATTATTAAATAAAGAAATGAAGCTATATGAAGTAGACAAACATTTCCCTGCTGATGTTGCTTGTGATATTAGAAGAGAATTTATCCAAGAGTATTCTAAAACTCAATTGCCTAATATGGGAAATTATACTTTAAATATGGAAAATGCTTCTAAAAGGAATATTGAAAACTCAATTGGTGTTTTACAATTACCAATTGGTGTTGCAGGACCTATGAAAATTAATGGTGAGTTTTGTAAAAGAGAAGTCTTTGTTCCTTTAGCTACTTCAGAAGGTGCTTTAGTTGCATCTATTAATAGAGGTGCATCTACTATAACTGCTTCTGGTGGAGTTAATGTTAGAGTAATTTCAGATATTATGACTAGAGCTCCAGTTATTAAAACTTCTTCTTCTGTTGAGTCATTAAAACTTAAACAATGGTTTGAAGATAATTTTGACAGATTGAAAGAAATAGCTGAATCTACAACTTCTCATGGAAAACTATTAAAAATAGATCCTATTTTAATTGCTGGTTCTTATGTATATCCTCGTTTTGTCTACTCAACAGGGGATAGTATGGGTATGAACATGGTTACAATAGCTACTGAAAAGATATTGGATGAAATGACTAAAGAAACCAGTGCACAACACATCGCTTTAAGCGGTAATGTATGTGTTGATAAAAAAGCAGCTGCAATTAACATGGTTGAGGGAAGAGGAAAAACCGTTGTTGCAGATGTTTTAATACCTAAAGATATTGTAAGTAAAAAATTAAAAACAACTGCTGAAGCTATTGTTGAAGTAAACATAGCTAAAAATCTTATTGGATCTGCAGTGGCTGGAAGTACTGCTTATAATGCTCACTATGCAAATATGGTTGCAGCTATTTTCCTTGCTACAGGTCAGGATGCAGCACATGCAGTAGAAGGTTCATTAGGAATAACAACTGCAGAAAATAGGGATGGAGATTTATATTTCTCTGTAAATTTACCTGATTTACCAGTAGCTACTGTTGGTGGTGGAACATCTCTTGAAACTGCTAATGAAGGTTTAAATATTTTAGGTGTTGCAGGTTTTGGAAAAGCTAAAGAATTTGCAGAAATTGTTGCATCTACTGTTCTTGCTGGTGAATTATCATTAATTGGTGCTTTAGCTGCAGGGCATCTTGCTAGAGCTCACCAACAACTTGGAAGAGGATAA
- a CDS encoding DUF116 domain-containing protein → MIVEDIYQFLGQSIITILILVAILLVVAIILGLVVVKKKIMIFPKLIIFLNDVFYSPLKKLFKALNFDENLVDTIAIEVRNGLNEEPFKEIPPEETLIFLPHCLRHRDCEAVLQEQGLICTDCKKCSIGVIKRKSEPLGYKLYIVPGSSFVKKIVKENKFKAVIGVACHEDLSQTMMLLSDYCPQGVLLTRTGCFETKVDVKTILELINSKNCLKEEE, encoded by the coding sequence ATGATAGTAGAAGATATTTATCAGTTTTTAGGGCAGAGTATAATAACAATACTTATATTAGTAGCTATTTTATTAGTTGTAGCTATTATTCTGGGATTAGTAGTGGTAAAAAAGAAAATAATGATTTTTCCAAAGCTAATAATCTTTTTAAATGATGTCTTTTACTCACCACTGAAAAAACTATTTAAAGCTTTAAACTTTGATGAAAATCTTGTTGATACTATTGCTATTGAAGTTAGAAATGGGCTTAATGAAGAACCCTTTAAGGAAATTCCACCTGAAGAGACTTTAATCTTTTTACCTCACTGTTTAAGGCATAGAGATTGTGAAGCAGTTTTACAAGAACAAGGTTTAATATGTACAGACTGTAAAAAATGCTCTATTGGTGTTATTAAAAGAAAATCCGAACCTTTAGGTTATAAACTTTATATTGTTCCAGGTTCAAGTTTTGTTAAAAAAATCGTTAAGGAAAATAAATTTAAAGCAGTTATTGGTGTAGCCTGCCATGAAGATTTAAGTCAAACAATGATGTTATTATCTGATTACTGCCCTCAGGGAGTGCTACTTACAAGAACAGGATGCTTTGAAACAAAAGTAGATGTAAAAACAATACTTGAGTTAATAAACTCAAAAAATTGTTTAAAAGAAGAAGAATAA
- a CDS encoding FprA family A-type flavoprotein — MKADAKKIVDGVYWVGVLDWDLRDYHGYKLNGTTYNCYLVFGEEKVALIDNVYPGTSAQLWGRVRDAFEQEGREFKIDVIIQNHIENDHSGSLVEFVKKFPDVDVYCSQMAVAGLKSHLPSLSDFDFKTVSTGDSVDLGGKTLSFVQAPMLHWPDSMFTLIEEDGILCSNDAFGQHICLSERFDYEVDEAILMASAQKFYANLITPSSGLYLLKMKELGDLDLVSKVKMIAPSHGQIWTEPAKIIGKYNEWASGKCKDKVTLVYDTMHHSTTKMAQAMAEGIMSAGFEVKMYYLHEDDRSDLVTDILDSKAVCIGSPTVMNNPYPSLGDTIYYLTALNFAATTYKKQAVIFGSKGWGGGATNKLETDLTAAGFEIFDKFDTIYIPTEDVYDKCYDIGKSLVESLKED; from the coding sequence ATGAAAGCGGATGCAAAGAAAATAGTTGATGGTGTTTACTGGGTTGGTGTCCTTGATTGGGATTTAAGAGATTACCATGGATATAAACTTAATGGGACAACTTACAACTGTTATTTAGTATTTGGTGAAGAGAAAGTTGCTTTAATTGATAATGTATACCCTGGAACTTCTGCTCAATTATGGGGTAGAGTAAGAGATGCATTTGAACAAGAAGGAAGAGAATTTAAAATTGATGTAATTATTCAAAATCATATTGAAAATGACCATAGTGGATCTCTTGTAGAGTTTGTTAAAAAATTCCCTGATGTTGATGTTTACTGTTCTCAAATGGCAGTTGCAGGTCTTAAAAGTCATTTACCTTCATTATCTGATTTTGATTTTAAAACAGTATCAACTGGAGATTCTGTAGATCTTGGAGGAAAAACATTATCTTTTGTTCAAGCTCCTATGTTACACTGGCCAGATAGTATGTTTACATTAATTGAAGAAGATGGAATTTTATGTTCTAATGATGCATTTGGTCAGCATATCTGTCTTAGTGAAAGATTTGATTATGAAGTGGATGAAGCTATTTTAATGGCAAGTGCACAAAAATTCTATGCTAATTTAATCACTCCTTCTTCTGGATTATATTTACTTAAAATGAAAGAATTAGGAGATTTAGACTTAGTTAGTAAAGTTAAAATGATTGCTCCATCTCATGGTCAAATATGGACTGAACCAGCTAAAATTATTGGAAAATATAATGAATGGGCAAGTGGAAAATGTAAAGATAAAGTAACTTTAGTCTATGACACTATGCATCACTCAACAACAAAAATGGCTCAAGCTATGGCTGAAGGTATAATGTCTGCAGGATTTGAAGTTAAAATGTACTACTTACATGAAGATGACAGAAGTGATCTTGTAACTGATATATTGGACAGTAAAGCAGTATGTATAGGTTCACCTACTGTTATGAACAATCCATATCCAAGTCTTGGTGACACTATTTACTATTTAACAGCTCTAAACTTTGCTGCTACTACTTATAAAAAACAAGCAGTCATCTTTGGTTCAAAAGGATGGGGTGGAGGAGCTACCAATAAACTTGAAACAGACTTAACTGCAGCTGGTTTCGAGATATTTGATAAGTTTGATACAATTTACATCCCAACTGAAGATGTATATGATAAATGTTATGACATTGGAAAAAGTTTAGTTGAATCTTTAAAAGAAGACTAA